A region of Massilia sp. WG5 DNA encodes the following proteins:
- the gspN gene encoding type II secretion system protein N, producing MRRALLWVGLTALAVAVTILVFLPAAWLGPIVERQTGGRLTLGDAQGTLWHGSAFLGGAPGEGGSVTPLLPGRFSWRLSPLVLFGQVSMDLANERALALPVRITGSWSQWQVSAGELLLPAEGLAGLGAPLNTLAPSGVIKLSWNLLDIARQGQAVAVQGRTVLSLTDMGSRMSPVKPLGSYELAMDWRGQQADLSLRTVRGALLLSGSGTLQNGRLRFSGQAQAADGYEDTLGNLLNLLGQRRMVNGKNIIALEFR from the coding sequence ATGAGGCGGGCCCTGCTATGGGTCGGGCTGACCGCGCTGGCGGTCGCCGTCACGATCCTGGTCTTCCTGCCGGCTGCCTGGCTGGGGCCGATCGTCGAACGCCAGACCGGCGGGCGTTTGACTCTGGGGGATGCGCAGGGTACGCTTTGGCACGGTTCAGCCTTCTTGGGCGGCGCGCCGGGCGAAGGCGGTTCGGTCACGCCGCTGCTGCCGGGCCGGTTCAGCTGGCGGCTGTCGCCGCTGGTGCTGTTCGGCCAGGTGAGCATGGACCTGGCCAACGAGCGGGCGCTGGCGCTGCCGGTGCGGATCACCGGCAGCTGGTCGCAATGGCAGGTCAGCGCCGGCGAACTGCTGCTGCCGGCCGAGGGCCTGGCTGGGCTGGGAGCGCCGCTGAACACGCTGGCGCCGTCGGGGGTGATCAAGCTGTCCTGGAACCTGCTGGACATCGCGCGCCAGGGCCAGGCGGTGGCCGTGCAGGGCCGGACGGTGCTGTCCCTGACCGACATGGGATCGCGTATGAGTCCGGTCAAGCCGCTCGGCAGCTATGAGCTGGCGATGGATTGGCGCGGTCAGCAGGCCGACCTGAGCCTGCGGACCGTGCGCGGCGCGCTGTTGCTTTCCGGGAGTGGTACTCTGCAAAATGGCCGTCTGCGCTTTTCGGGTCAGGCGCAAGCGGCCGATGGATATGAAGACACGCTGGGCAACCTGCTGAACCTGCTGGGCCAGCGCCGAATGGTGAACGGCAAGAACATAATCGCATTAGAGTTCAGATAA
- the gspD gene encoding type II secretion system secretin GspD translates to MKNTPQTPALRRLAANVMLCCAVLGTVPPVPAFAQEGNGAALNFVNADIESVIKAVGHYTGMTFIIDPRVKGTLTLVSERTLSKAQAFALLTSALRLQGYAVVTGDGYAKVVPEAEAKLQSSPTQVGVKGSRAHGDQIATQVYRLQHESAANLTAVLRPLISPNNSIMADPGNNSLVITDYADNLRRLSKIIAALDSPSTGDLDVVPIRNGIASDVAALVTRLMEPSPGGDAGRVTVLADPRTNSVVVRAPSAARANMAKSLIAKLDQPTSEMGNIHVVYLKNADASKVAQTLRAVVSQDASAVPVQQQGTSGGSIQSTNNTGAGGGAGQQGQQSSVGMGGTGNTYAQQSQATAAGGGGGQGSGFIQADASTNSLIITAPDAIYRNLRSVIDQLDVRRAQVYIEALVVEVTSNDAAEFGVQWVGLSGDDSSKYRVGGLQSFSVGGNSNNIVNLATAAVSGLGGTNAGTTSSTSIPNPTGLSIGVFRQINGQLGLGAIAHLLDSTGKANILSTPNMITLDNELATIKVGQNIPIITGSFTTGASGASNPFQTVDRKDVGLLLKVRPQISEGGTIKLSIYHENSGIDTSVTNSGGIITTVRAIESNVLADDGQIIVLGGLISDDETENQEKVRGLGDLPIVGNLFKYKTRSRAKRNLMVFLRPIVVRSKEQNDSISMDRYQYMHAAGAGAQPADNNILIRDLGAPLLPSLTNGQPPAGGSMATMPPPAPVAPRPGAATGTGTNQPAPPGQRTQPRYESEFRPVQPQPAPSDYRPASPTQN, encoded by the coding sequence ATGAAAAATACTCCGCAAACCCCGGCTCTGCGCCGTCTCGCCGCCAACGTCATGCTGTGCTGCGCCGTGCTCGGCACGGTGCCGCCGGTACCTGCCTTTGCCCAGGAAGGCAATGGCGCCGCCCTCAACTTCGTCAACGCGGACATCGAATCGGTGATCAAGGCGGTCGGCCACTACACCGGCATGACCTTCATCATCGACCCGCGCGTGAAGGGCACCCTGACCCTGGTGTCGGAGCGCACCCTGAGCAAGGCCCAGGCCTTCGCCCTCCTGACCTCGGCGCTGCGCCTGCAGGGCTATGCGGTGGTCACCGGCGACGGCTATGCGAAAGTGGTGCCGGAAGCCGAAGCCAAGCTGCAGTCTTCGCCGACCCAGGTCGGCGTCAAGGGTTCACGCGCGCACGGGGACCAGATCGCGACCCAGGTCTACCGCCTGCAGCATGAGTCGGCGGCCAACCTGACCGCCGTGCTGCGCCCGCTGATCTCGCCGAACAATTCGATCATGGCCGACCCGGGCAACAACAGCCTGGTGATCACCGACTATGCCGACAACCTGCGCCGCCTGTCGAAGATCATCGCCGCGCTGGACTCGCCCTCGACCGGCGACCTCGACGTGGTCCCGATCCGCAACGGCATCGCCAGCGACGTCGCGGCCCTGGTCACGCGCCTGATGGAGCCGAGCCCGGGCGGCGACGCCGGCCGCGTCACGGTGCTGGCCGATCCGCGCACCAACTCGGTGGTCGTGCGTGCGCCCTCGGCGGCGCGCGCGAACATGGCCAAGAGCCTGATCGCCAAGCTCGACCAGCCGACCTCGGAGATGGGCAACATCCACGTGGTCTACCTGAAGAACGCCGACGCCAGCAAGGTGGCCCAGACCCTGCGCGCGGTGGTCTCGCAGGACGCCTCGGCGGTGCCGGTGCAGCAGCAGGGCACCTCGGGCGGCTCGATCCAGTCCACCAACAACACCGGCGCCGGCGGCGGCGCCGGCCAGCAGGGCCAGCAGAGCAGCGTCGGCATGGGCGGCACCGGCAACACCTACGCCCAGCAGAGCCAGGCCACGGCGGCCGGCGGCGGCGGCGGCCAGGGTTCCGGCTTCATCCAGGCCGATGCCTCGACCAACAGCCTGATCATCACCGCGCCGGACGCGATCTACCGCAACCTGCGCTCCGTCATCGACCAGCTCGACGTGCGCCGCGCCCAGGTGTATATCGAAGCCCTGGTGGTCGAGGTCACTTCGAACGACGCCGCCGAATTCGGCGTGCAGTGGGTCGGCCTGAGCGGCGACGATTCCAGCAAGTACCGCGTGGGCGGCCTGCAGTCGTTCAGCGTCGGCGGCAACAGCAACAACATCGTCAACCTGGCCACGGCCGCGGTAAGCGGCCTTGGCGGAACGAATGCGGGCACTACCAGCTCGACCTCGATCCCGAACCCGACCGGCCTGTCGATCGGCGTGTTCCGCCAGATCAATGGCCAGCTCGGCCTGGGCGCGATCGCCCACCTGCTCGACAGCACAGGCAAGGCGAACATCCTGTCGACGCCGAACATGATCACGCTGGACAACGAGCTGGCGACGATCAAGGTCGGCCAGAACATCCCGATCATCACCGGCTCCTTCACCACCGGCGCGAGCGGGGCAAGCAACCCCTTCCAGACCGTCGACCGCAAGGACGTCGGCCTGCTGCTTAAAGTGCGTCCGCAGATTTCCGAAGGCGGTACCATCAAGCTGTCGATCTACCACGAGAACTCGGGGATCGACACCTCGGTCACGAATTCCGGAGGCATCATCACCACCGTCCGCGCCATCGAAAGCAATGTGCTGGCCGACGACGGCCAGATCATCGTGCTGGGCGGCCTGATTTCGGACGATGAAACCGAGAACCAGGAAAAAGTGCGCGGCCTGGGCGATCTTCCCATCGTGGGCAACCTGTTCAAGTACAAGACCCGCAGCCGCGCGAAGCGCAACCTGATGGTCTTCCTGCGTCCGATCGTGGTCCGCAGCAAGGAGCAGAATGACAGCATCTCGATGGACCGCTACCAGTACATGCATGCGGCGGGAGCGGGCGCGCAGCCGGCCGACAACAACATCCTGATCCGCGACCTCGGCGCACCGCTGCTGCCCTCATTAACCAATGGCCAGCCGCCCGCGGGCG